Proteins from a single region of Allocatelliglobosispora scoriae:
- a CDS encoding histidine phosphatase family protein — MLIVVRHALPACGPEAPPEEWELCYEGQAGAASLTRRLPKNALLVSSTEPKARQTLEPSAPGHPRHALRRGVAARESFGGNFRELRYAYVSGTDHQGWEPRSEVVARFTDTIAQCLDRANGRPLVVASHGMALTTWLTAAVGLPDPAGSGRACGCLTR; from the coding sequence ATGCTGATCGTCGTACGACACGCACTGCCCGCCTGCGGTCCCGAGGCCCCACCGGAGGAGTGGGAGCTGTGCTACGAGGGCCAGGCGGGCGCGGCCTCCCTGACCCGGCGCCTACCTAAAAATGCCCTGCTGGTCTCAAGCACGGAGCCGAAGGCGCGGCAGACCCTGGAGCCGAGCGCCCCGGGTCACCCCCGACACGCGCTTCGACGAGGTGTGGCGGCACGGGAGTCGTTCGGCGGCAACTTCCGGGAGCTGCGGTACGCCTACGTCTCCGGGACCGATCACCAAGGCTGGGAGCCTCGGAGCGAGGTAGTAGCCCGGTTCACCGACACCATTGCGCAGTGTCTGGACCGTGCGAACGGGCGACCACTCGTCGTGGCGAGCCACGGAATGGCACTGACCACATGGCTCACCGCCGCTGTCGGCCTGCCCGACCCGGCCGGTTCTGGACGGGCCTGTGGATGCCTTACCCGCTAA
- a CDS encoding TIR domain-containing protein: MPGHVFISYSHASDADYVLRLADHLAKAGVRVWFDNEIIAGDRWQSVIQAQVVDCAAMIVLMSPQAANSVWVQRELLLAEAEGKPILPLLRSGKPLFRLAELHHEDVTTGRMPSEGFLARLRTHQPPPRVQAVSAVTFTEKSLLMIRHAEVLKATLAGDFAEAVRLCLEVVTDRARIMGADHPDTLDSRHNLALNVGAGGDRAEAVRLYR, translated from the coding sequence GTGCCCGGTCACGTGTTCATCTCCTACAGCCACGCCAGCGACGCCGACTACGTGCTGAGGCTGGCCGACCATCTGGCGAAGGCCGGTGTCCGGGTCTGGTTCGACAATGAGATCATCGCCGGGGACCGGTGGCAGAGCGTCATCCAGGCGCAGGTGGTCGATTGCGCGGCGATGATCGTCCTGATGAGTCCGCAGGCCGCGAACTCCGTCTGGGTGCAGCGGGAGTTGTTGCTCGCTGAAGCCGAGGGCAAGCCGATCCTGCCGCTGCTGCGATCGGGCAAGCCGCTGTTCCGGCTCGCCGAACTGCACCATGAGGACGTCACGACCGGCCGGATGCCGTCCGAAGGGTTTCTGGCCCGGCTGCGCACACACCAGCCGCCACCCCGTGTCCAGGCGGTATCGGCTGTCACGTTCACCGAGAAATCGCTGCTGATGATCCGCCATGCCGAGGTGTTGAAGGCCACGCTCGCCGGCGACTTCGCTGAGGCGGTGCGCCTGTGCCTGGAGGTGGTCACGGACCGGGCTCGGATCATGGGCGCCGACCACCCCGACACCCTCGACTCCCGGCACAACCTGGCGCTCAACGTGGGTGCGGGCGGCGACCGGGCGGAGGCGGTACGCCTGTACCGGTAG
- a CDS encoding FAD-dependent monooxygenase: MTTIRKALVIGGGVAGPVASMALQQAGIDAVVCERYEGTADGVGGGMGIAPNGQDALAAVDAGHLLAEVGLPMPVIAMFSGTGKRLATFTEPPSVPASTQALMRADLYRLIYAEAKRRGIAIKHGKDLVRLEDDGASVTAFFADGTSETADVLIGADGIRSTVRALIDGDSPQPTYTGLVSFGGWVDHTSLPSTGGECRLTFGSDVFSGHLITDDGQGFWFINMPSPTPMTIDQMRRTPAESWLDMLRDKVSQDNSHIRELLAQAAPQDLIITGASEYLPHVPVWHRGRTMLIGDACHAPSSSSGQGASMALEDAVQLARCLRDLPTVQDAFAGFEALRRPRLARLIKDTERANGNKTAHGAARVLRDLIMPVMMKLFFKPEQRDWLYAHHIDWAAPIGPEIAAAQASA, translated from the coding sequence ATGACCACCATCAGGAAGGCGCTGGTCATCGGCGGCGGCGTGGCCGGTCCGGTCGCGTCGATGGCGTTGCAGCAGGCCGGGATCGACGCGGTCGTCTGCGAACGCTACGAGGGCACCGCAGACGGCGTCGGCGGCGGGATGGGCATCGCCCCCAACGGCCAGGACGCGCTGGCGGCCGTCGACGCCGGCCACCTCCTCGCCGAGGTGGGGCTCCCGATGCCGGTCATCGCGATGTTCAGCGGCACCGGCAAGCGGCTGGCCACCTTCACCGAGCCACCCAGCGTCCCCGCTTCTACCCAGGCCCTCATGCGCGCCGACCTGTACCGGCTCATCTACGCCGAGGCGAAGCGACGCGGCATCGCGATCAAGCACGGCAAAGACCTGGTGCGCCTGGAGGACGACGGCGCGTCGGTCACCGCGTTCTTCGCCGACGGGACGTCGGAGACCGCGGACGTGCTCATCGGCGCCGACGGCATCCGGTCGACCGTGCGCGCACTCATCGACGGCGACTCCCCGCAGCCCACCTATACCGGTCTGGTCAGCTTCGGCGGCTGGGTCGACCACACGTCGCTGCCCTCCACCGGCGGGGAGTGTCGGCTGACCTTCGGCAGCGACGTCTTCTCCGGGCACCTGATCACCGACGACGGGCAGGGGTTCTGGTTCATCAACATGCCCTCCCCGACGCCGATGACCATCGACCAGATGCGCCGGACCCCGGCCGAGAGCTGGCTGGACATGCTGCGGGACAAGGTGTCCCAGGACAACTCCCACATCCGCGAACTGCTGGCCCAGGCCGCGCCGCAAGACCTCATCATCACCGGCGCGTCGGAATACCTGCCGCACGTGCCCGTGTGGCACCGCGGCCGGACCATGCTCATCGGCGACGCCTGCCACGCACCGTCGTCGAGCTCCGGCCAGGGCGCATCGATGGCCCTGGAAGACGCCGTGCAGCTCGCCCGCTGCCTGCGGGACCTGCCCACCGTCCAGGACGCGTTCGCCGGGTTCGAGGCGCTGCGCCGACCCCGACTGGCCCGCCTGATCAAGGACACCGAACGCGCCAACGGCAACAAGACCGCACACGGCGCCGCCCGCGTCCTCCGGGACCTGATCATGCCGGTGATGATGAAGCTCTTCTTCAAACCGGAGCAGCGCGACTGGCTGTACGCACACCACATCGACTGGGCCGCGCCGATCGGGCCCGAGATCGCCGCCGCGCAGGCGAGCGCATAG
- a CDS encoding PadR family transcriptional regulator, whose protein sequence is MARKVKNLLGLALLSYLRQDPKHPYELARTLKDNGDDRAVKYSHSSVYQVVAQLAGAGFIAPEGTSREGALPERTVYQLTEAGQAELHDWLHELIAVPNFEYPHLAAGLSFMAALPPSELLQLLDTRHGALLALRQELAELIHTATIVNGVDPLFLADEDYRLAMVESEITYIGHLITRINQPETGYGRVWREFHQEKS, encoded by the coding sequence ATGGCACGCAAGGTAAAGAACCTGCTGGGTCTGGCCCTGTTGTCGTATTTACGGCAGGACCCAAAGCATCCGTACGAGCTGGCCCGCACGCTCAAGGACAACGGTGACGACCGGGCGGTCAAGTACAGCCACAGCTCCGTCTACCAGGTGGTGGCGCAGTTGGCCGGCGCGGGTTTCATCGCCCCGGAGGGCACCAGCCGGGAGGGGGCGCTGCCCGAGCGCACCGTCTACCAGCTGACCGAGGCCGGGCAGGCCGAGCTGCACGACTGGCTGCATGAGCTGATCGCGGTGCCCAACTTCGAGTACCCGCACCTGGCCGCAGGGCTGTCGTTCATGGCGGCGCTGCCGCCGAGCGAGCTGCTGCAGCTCCTGGACACCCGCCACGGTGCGCTGCTGGCGCTGCGGCAGGAGCTCGCCGAACTCATCCACACCGCCACCATCGTCAACGGTGTCGATCCGCTGTTCCTGGCCGACGAGGACTACCGGCTGGCGATGGTCGAGTCGGAGATCACCTACATCGGGCACCTGATCACACGGATCAACCAGCCAGAGACCGGCTATGGCCGTGTCTGGCGCGAATTCCACCAGGAGAAATCATGA
- a CDS encoding DUF4192 domain-containing protein, which produces MGSENPPPSRIVITDPTELLGIVPYLLGFHPHDSVVLLAMNGERIEFSLRVDLDHPIADTLASVAEVTDFVEIDSMVVIGYGPDTARPSIEALIAVLTGYGLRITQALLVGDGRFRCLLCSDCLPPDGQPVDVSATAAAAQATVHGIVALPSRADVERLAAPVTGDEAEAMLNALGAALDWVLQRPGEAAERDVIDTALARAEGGRALADEQVARLSLLLQFLRWRDYVWLRTDDQPWQLDLWLDVTRRCKPDLAAAPASLAAWCAYRRGDGILARTSLRRALHTHPGYTMAELVATAVDSFLPPSHFDPWPPADHDGTPAFE; this is translated from the coding sequence ATGGGCAGCGAGAACCCACCCCCGTCCCGCATCGTCATCACCGACCCGACCGAACTGCTCGGCATCGTGCCGTACCTGCTCGGCTTCCACCCGCACGACAGCGTCGTGCTGCTCGCCATGAACGGCGAGCGCATCGAGTTCAGCCTCCGGGTGGACCTGGACCACCCGATCGCCGACACACTGGCGTCGGTGGCCGAGGTCACCGACTTCGTCGAGATCGACTCGATGGTCGTGATCGGCTACGGGCCGGACACGGCCCGGCCGTCGATCGAGGCGCTGATCGCGGTCCTGACCGGGTACGGGCTGCGGATCACCCAGGCGCTGCTGGTCGGCGACGGCCGCTTCCGGTGCCTGCTGTGCTCCGACTGCCTGCCGCCCGACGGGCAGCCGGTCGACGTCTCGGCCACGGCCGCCGCCGCGCAGGCCACCGTGCACGGGATCGTCGCCCTGCCCAGCCGCGCCGACGTGGAACGGCTCGCCGCGCCGGTCACCGGCGACGAAGCCGAGGCCATGCTCAACGCCCTGGGCGCCGCCCTCGACTGGGTGCTGCAACGGCCGGGCGAAGCCGCCGAGCGCGACGTGATCGACACGGCGCTGGCCCGGGCCGAAGGCGGCAGGGCGCTCGCCGACGAGCAGGTCGCGCGGCTGAGCCTGCTGCTGCAGTTCCTGCGGTGGCGCGACTACGTGTGGCTGCGCACCGACGACCAGCCCTGGCAGCTCGACCTGTGGCTCGACGTGACCAGGCGGTGCAAGCCGGACCTGGCGGCTGCGCCAGCGAGCCTGGCCGCCTGGTGCGCCTACCGGCGCGGCGACGGGATCCTGGCGCGGACGTCGCTGCGGCGCGCCCTGCACACGCACCCGGGCTACACCATGGCCGAGCTGGTCGCCACCGCCGTCGACTCGTTCCTGCCGCCGAGCCACTTCGACCCGTGGCCTCCCGCCGACCACGACGGCACGCCCGCCTTCGAATAG
- a CDS encoding helix-turn-helix domain-containing protein: MTHDQHASVRHWTDLIRRIRFTNAREGMRGATLKGVALMLATYADSDGTRIFPGNARISVDCEVDYRTARSAIATLHQLGLLVLVRKATRDRNANEYRLAIPEDLLEQEGIEVWSPTQYEAVVNKIKKARQGETRPAKDAKPTKARATAPQDTPRPADTEPAGHAVLAVAASAGHAVSAPQDTPCPPTYQGPVHNTYPPTMTGVVDQLAVTRASGPAAADAVRGTDPAAPATVGRKPRGEAVRHAGHPHRDDAPSGFRLLMLAATADAVDEATEAAALQDSWYHRQGFGRSASVHRGSRDYLTSGV, from the coding sequence ATGACCCACGACCAGCACGCCTCCGTACGCCACTGGACCGACCTGATCCGCCGGATCCGGTTCACCAACGCCCGCGAGGGGATGCGCGGCGCCACGCTCAAGGGCGTCGCGCTCATGCTCGCCACCTACGCCGACTCCGACGGCACCCGCATCTTCCCCGGCAACGCGCGGATCTCCGTCGACTGCGAGGTCGACTACCGCACCGCGAGGTCGGCCATCGCCACCCTGCACCAGCTCGGCCTGCTCGTGCTCGTCCGCAAGGCCACCCGGGACCGCAACGCCAACGAGTACCGGCTTGCCATCCCCGAGGACCTCCTCGAGCAGGAGGGCATCGAGGTCTGGTCACCGACGCAGTACGAGGCTGTCGTCAACAAGATCAAGAAAGCTCGTCAGGGGGAGACCCGACCGGCCAAGGACGCCAAACCCACGAAGGCTCGCGCCACGGCGCCGCAGGACACGCCGCGACCCGCAGACACAGAACCCGCAGGACACGCCGTGCTCGCCGTAGCGGCGTCCGCAGGACACGCCGTGTCCGCGCCGCAGGACACGCCATGCCCCCCCACCTACCAAGGACCAGTTCACAACACCTACCCCCCAACGATGACTGGGGTTGTCGACCAGCTTGCGGTTACGCGCGCGAGCGGCCCAGCGGCCGCCGATGCCGTCCGGGGAACCGATCCGGCAGCTCCCGCCACCGTCGGCAGGAAGCCCCGGGGCGAAGCGGTTCGCCATGCGGGGCATCCTCACCGCGACGATGCGCCGTCAGGGTTCCGGCTGCTGATGCTCGCGGCCACCGCTGATGCCGTTGACGAGGCGACAGAGGCTGCTGCACTGCAGGACAGTTGGTACCACCGCCAGGGCTTCGGCCGTTCGGCGTCCGTTCATCGAGGGTCCCGGGACTACCTCACGAGCGGCGTCTGA
- a CDS encoding DUF932 domain-containing protein has product MSSSTTPAVDVNEAFAAERGRQADAVRAHRADLDSRLANGTLVAVGGDRYRVNEPGNWDNGEILTMRGGMLVPQHGLDTTRGQAALYTAQPAWHALGNVIPGGTADIDTVLRLGGIDYTVHRRPVLYRDTPDGPAKVLDGQYVTVRDDTSAGLGVVGSRYTVMQNRTVFEFLQDLVDQYDITWESAGALREGRKVFVSLRLPHTITIDATGINDQILPFIVAVNSHDGSSLFQVVATPWRPVCGNTERFALRDAHTRWGIRHTRNAHERVDEARRTLRLSIDYYQQFAAEEEALARTALALDEFRKVIDDLWAPPAVGASDRAKANHAVRTARLVEGFTSNAESLGRTAYAAERAITEYADWGKNIRPTGSLRGNSLAARATLALEGTEDELKATAHRRLLTLVRR; this is encoded by the coding sequence ATGTCCAGCAGCACCACACCAGCCGTCGACGTCAACGAGGCCTTCGCCGCCGAACGCGGCCGCCAGGCCGACGCCGTCCGCGCCCACCGAGCCGACCTCGACAGCCGCCTCGCCAACGGCACCCTCGTCGCCGTCGGCGGCGACCGCTACCGGGTCAACGAACCCGGCAACTGGGACAACGGCGAGATCCTCACCATGCGCGGCGGCATGCTCGTCCCTCAGCACGGACTCGACACCACCCGCGGCCAGGCCGCCCTCTACACCGCGCAACCCGCCTGGCACGCCCTGGGCAACGTCATCCCCGGCGGCACCGCAGACATCGACACCGTCCTGCGACTGGGCGGCATCGACTACACCGTGCACCGCCGCCCCGTCCTGTACCGCGACACCCCCGACGGGCCCGCCAAAGTCCTCGACGGCCAGTACGTCACCGTCCGCGACGACACCTCCGCCGGACTCGGCGTCGTCGGCTCCCGCTACACCGTCATGCAGAACCGCACCGTGTTCGAATTCCTCCAGGACCTCGTCGACCAGTACGACATCACGTGGGAGTCCGCCGGCGCCCTGCGCGAAGGCCGCAAGGTCTTCGTCAGCCTCCGGCTCCCCCACACCATCACCATCGACGCCACCGGCATCAACGACCAGATCCTGCCGTTCATCGTCGCCGTCAACTCCCACGACGGATCCAGCCTCTTCCAGGTCGTCGCCACCCCCTGGCGGCCCGTCTGCGGCAACACCGAACGGTTCGCGCTGCGCGACGCCCACACCCGGTGGGGCATCCGCCACACCCGCAACGCCCACGAACGCGTCGACGAAGCCCGCCGCACCCTGCGCCTGTCGATCGACTACTACCAGCAGTTCGCCGCCGAAGAAGAGGCGCTCGCCCGCACCGCGCTCGCCCTCGACGAATTCCGCAAGGTCATCGACGACCTGTGGGCGCCGCCGGCGGTCGGCGCCAGCGACCGGGCCAAGGCCAACCACGCTGTCCGGACCGCCCGGCTCGTCGAAGGGTTCACCAGCAACGCCGAAAGCCTCGGCCGCACCGCCTACGCCGCCGAGCGGGCCATCACCGAGTACGCCGACTGGGGCAAGAACATCCGGCCCACCGGCTCGCTGCGCGGCAACAGCCTCGCCGCTCGCGCCACCCTGGCGCTCGAAGGAACCGAGGACGAGCTCAAGGCAACCGCCCACCGGCGGCTGCTGACCCTGGTACGCCGCTGA
- a CDS encoding helix-turn-helix domain-containing protein: protein MEFTFVPRRPPPPLERFVESIWYARGRIDYPNELIAPTGSTVAVIVLGPPIRETPAGGEPFLATAGFLIGPHDRPVVNEPTAETYCLGVVSTPIGCRALFGLAPADWRAKAVDLPSVWPPAAELRSRLLTMSAPEAMLDLVQSTLLTGLDANVPGLERCEAAVRALEADPGRAIGELATELGVSHGHLDREFTAVVGLSPRVLSRILRLRALLARVDVYAPIDWAALASDAGWFDQSHFIRDFKRHTGVTPSEYAAAQRAAFTPEQAAPGFTPSRG, encoded by the coding sequence ATGGAGTTCACTTTCGTGCCCCGGCGTCCACCGCCGCCGCTGGAGCGTTTCGTCGAATCGATCTGGTACGCGCGTGGGCGCATCGACTACCCGAACGAGTTGATCGCCCCGACCGGATCCACCGTGGCGGTGATCGTGCTCGGTCCGCCGATCCGCGAGACACCGGCCGGGGGCGAGCCGTTCCTGGCCACGGCGGGGTTCTTGATCGGACCGCACGACCGGCCGGTGGTCAACGAACCCACGGCCGAGACCTACTGCCTCGGCGTGGTCTCCACCCCGATCGGATGCCGGGCGCTGTTCGGGCTGGCGCCGGCCGACTGGCGCGCCAAAGCAGTCGACCTGCCGTCGGTGTGGCCGCCCGCAGCGGAGCTGCGCAGTCGGCTGCTCACCATGTCAGCACCCGAAGCGATGCTCGACCTCGTTCAATCCACCCTGCTCACCGGACTCGACGCCAACGTACCCGGTCTCGAACGCTGCGAGGCGGCGGTACGCGCGTTGGAGGCCGACCCGGGGCGCGCGATCGGCGAACTCGCCACCGAACTGGGTGTCAGCCACGGCCATCTGGACCGGGAGTTCACGGCCGTCGTCGGCCTCAGCCCACGTGTGCTGTCGCGTATCCTGCGGCTGCGCGCACTCCTGGCCCGCGTGGACGTCTACGCTCCCATCGACTGGGCCGCCCTGGCATCGGATGCGGGCTGGTTCGACCAGAGCCACTTCATCCGCGACTTCAAACGGCACACCGGCGTCACCCCGTCGGAGTACGCCGCCGCACAGCGTGCCGCCTTCACCCCGGAGCAGGCCGCGCCCGGTTTCACGCCATCGCGCGGGTAG
- a CDS encoding GGDEF domain-containing protein, with the protein MSAHIPLIAALVAAVLAGRATAWLQLRRLRSALADATWRAHHDPLTGLLNRAGLATAHAIWCEDDEPMILAVVDLDRFKAVNDTYGHQAGDDVLIEVADRIETAAGRNGGIAARLGGDEFAVLLPVRPEIGEAVHDIVRSISATPIALTVDGAPITLTCSGRAGTCWGEPSDQLGTLLHRADVALYHVKRTHLPYDIYAPSMTVPAGLPRRGPRLRDRKTAA; encoded by the coding sequence GTGTCCGCACACATCCCCTTGATCGCCGCCCTCGTGGCTGCGGTGCTCGCCGGGCGGGCCACCGCCTGGCTGCAGCTGCGGCGGCTGCGCTCGGCGCTCGCCGACGCCACCTGGCGCGCTCACCACGACCCGCTGACCGGCCTGCTCAACCGGGCCGGGCTCGCCACCGCGCACGCCATATGGTGCGAGGACGACGAGCCGATGATCCTGGCCGTCGTCGACCTCGACCGGTTCAAAGCCGTCAACGACACCTACGGCCACCAGGCAGGCGACGACGTCCTCATCGAGGTCGCCGACCGCATAGAGACCGCCGCCGGCCGCAACGGCGGCATCGCCGCACGCCTCGGCGGCGACGAGTTCGCGGTCCTGCTGCCGGTGCGGCCCGAGATCGGCGAGGCCGTCCACGACATCGTCCGGTCCATCTCCGCCACGCCCATCGCCCTCACCGTCGACGGCGCACCGATCACCCTCACCTGCTCCGGCCGCGCCGGAACGTGCTGGGGCGAACCGAGCGACCAGCTCGGCACCCTGCTGCACCGCGCCGACGTCGCGCTCTACCACGTCAAGCGCACCCACCTGCCCTACGACATCTACGCCCCGTCGATGACCGTCCCCGCCGGGCTCCCCCGGCGCGGGCCGCGCCTGCGCGACCGCAAGACCGCCGCATGA
- a CDS encoding DUF5655 domain-containing protein, translating to MPDPAAALASQLRNIEQGTGRSTVQWAALINATGLAKHGQIVSFLKSEHGLTHGNANTLAHAVREHQAGGPPPESDLLDAQYQGAKSALRPVYDEVVAVARALGDDVTVTVQKTGVSLRRHKQFALVQAPSSRHVQLGLNLKDTPATPRLQALSGMCSHRVHLTDVDDIDDEVAGWLRLAYGQA from the coding sequence ATGCCTGATCCAGCCGCCGCGCTCGCCAGCCAATTGCGCAACATCGAACAAGGCACCGGACGCTCTACCGTCCAGTGGGCCGCACTGATCAACGCGACCGGCCTGGCCAAGCACGGCCAGATCGTGTCGTTCCTCAAATCCGAACACGGCCTGACCCACGGCAACGCCAACACCCTGGCCCACGCGGTGCGCGAGCACCAGGCTGGCGGCCCGCCGCCCGAATCGGACCTGCTCGACGCGCAGTACCAGGGCGCCAAGTCCGCGCTTCGGCCCGTCTATGACGAGGTCGTCGCGGTCGCCCGCGCGCTGGGCGACGACGTCACCGTCACGGTGCAGAAGACGGGGGTGAGCCTTCGGCGCCACAAGCAGTTCGCCCTCGTCCAGGCCCCTTCATCGCGACACGTCCAGCTCGGCCTCAACCTCAAGGACACCCCGGCGACACCCCGGCTGCAGGCCCTCTCGGGTATGTGCAGCCACCGCGTGCACCTGACCGACGTCGATGACATCGATGACGAGGTGGCCGGCTGGCTGCGCCTCGCCTACGGTCAGGCCTGA
- a CDS encoding tetratricopeptide repeat protein gives MPVVQVDAKTLTRQLKDARTLSDRGDYEGATRLLEYVVAGRTSLLGADHPDTLIARHNLAANLGEAGDRVEAVRLFRELVADLTRVQGVDHTSTLSARHVLAHNVGEGGDRMEAVRLFRELVADLTRVQGADHPDTLGSRHNLAYEVGEGGDRVEAVRLLRQSVADRTRVLGTDHPDTAFARDQLKHYGG, from the coding sequence GTGCCTGTAGTGCAGGTCGACGCGAAGACGCTCACCCGGCAGCTCAAGGACGCGCGGACACTGTCCGATCGAGGGGATTATGAGGGGGCGACGCGGCTGCTGGAGTATGTCGTGGCCGGCCGGACCTCGCTCCTGGGCGCCGACCACCCCGACACCTTGATTGCCCGGCACAACTTGGCGGCCAACCTGGGTGAGGCTGGTGATCGGGTGGAGGCGGTACGCCTGTTCCGGGAGCTGGTCGCCGACCTCACCCGGGTCCAGGGCGTCGACCACACCAGTACCCTGAGCGCACGTCACGTCCTGGCGCACAACGTGGGTGAGGGTGGTGATCGGATGGAGGCGGTGCGCCTGTTCCGGGAGCTGGTCGCCGACCTCACCCGGGTCCAGGGCGCTGACCACCCCGACACCCTGGGCTCCCGTCACAACCTCGCGTACGAGGTGGGTGAGGGTGGTGATCGGGTGGAGGCGGTACGCCTGCTCCGGCAGTCGGTCGCCGACCGTACCCGCGTCCTTGGCACCGACCACCCCGATACCGCTTTCGCCCGCGATCAGCTCAAGCATTACGGAGGATGA
- a CDS encoding DUF1684 domain-containing protein has product MTTEVLAKSPVAADEFAEQWQAWHRSHETRRADPHGFLAITGIHWLGPEPQRFTDAPGTWTATDDDITVVLDDGDELVIDGVTVRGEHSFGAIAERASVHARWQAAVIEVARRGGYAIVRPRHPDNPVLAAYRGTPAYEPDPRWAVTGRYVPFAEPRPTTVGSVVDELHHVYPALGRVDFAVDGQPLSLTVFEGYTPGSLTILFTDATSGVTTYAANRSLQLGPPDEDGTVTVDFNRATNLPCAYTDHATCPLPPAENRLAVAVEAGERYPYETAV; this is encoded by the coding sequence ATGACCACGGAGGTCCTCGCGAAAAGCCCGGTCGCCGCCGACGAGTTCGCCGAGCAGTGGCAGGCCTGGCATCGCAGCCACGAGACCCGCCGAGCCGACCCGCACGGATTCCTCGCCATCACCGGGATCCACTGGCTGGGTCCCGAGCCCCAGCGGTTCACCGACGCACCCGGCACCTGGACCGCGACCGACGACGACATCACCGTGGTCCTCGACGACGGCGACGAGCTCGTCATCGACGGCGTCACCGTCCGCGGCGAGCACAGCTTCGGCGCGATCGCCGAGCGCGCCAGCGTCCACGCGCGCTGGCAGGCCGCGGTCATCGAGGTCGCACGCCGAGGGGGGTACGCCATCGTCCGCCCCCGCCACCCCGACAACCCGGTGCTGGCCGCGTACCGGGGAACGCCCGCGTACGAACCGGACCCGCGCTGGGCGGTCACCGGACGGTACGTTCCCTTCGCGGAGCCCCGCCCGACCACGGTCGGTTCGGTCGTCGACGAGCTGCACCACGTCTACCCCGCGCTCGGCCGCGTCGACTTCGCCGTCGACGGGCAGCCGCTGAGCCTCACGGTGTTCGAGGGCTACACGCCGGGCAGCCTGACGATCCTGTTCACCGACGCGACCTCCGGCGTCACGACCTACGCGGCCAACCGGTCCCTGCAGCTCGGCCCGCCCGACGAGGACGGCACGGTGACCGTGGACTTCAACCGGGCCACCAACCTGCCGTGCGCCTACACCGACCACGCGACCTGCCCGCTGCCGCCCGCCGAGAACCGGCTCGCGGTCGCCGTCGAGGCCGGTGAGCGGTACCCGTACGAGACCGCGGTGTGA
- a CDS encoding tetratricopeptide repeat protein — translation MHSRHNLAIDVGEGGDAAEAVRLYEDLVADRTRVLGTDHADTLRSRHNLALNVGEAGDRAEAVRLYQDLVADRTRVLGTDHADTLRSRHNLALNVGEAGDRAEAVRLYQDLVADRTRVLGADHADTLHSRRGLRFYDR, via the coding sequence ATGCATTCGCGGCACAACCTGGCGATCGATGTGGGCGAGGGCGGCGACGCCGCGGAGGCGGTACGCCTCTACGAGGACCTGGTCGCCGACCGCACCCGCGTGCTCGGCACCGACCACGCCGACACCCTGCGCTCCCGGCACAACCTGGCGCTCAACGTCGGAGAGGCCGGCGACCGGGCCGAGGCGGTACGCCTCTACCAGGACCTCGTCGCCGACCGCACCCGCGTGCTCGGCACCGACCACGCCGACACCCTGCGCTCCCGGCACAACCTGGCGCTCAACGTCGGAGAGGCCGGCGACCGGGCCGAGGCGGTACGCCTCTACCAGGACCTCGTCGCCGACCGCACCCGCGTACTGGGCGCCGACCACGCCGACACCCTGCACTCCCGACGAGGCCTGAGGTTCTACGACCGATGA